A region of the Desulforhopalus sp. genome:
TGACCAAAGCACAAATGCGCAATATCGATTGCCTGATTCTGCCTCAAAAGACCCAACCGACACTACTCCTCGATATTCTGCTGACCGACCAATGCTCGGCACGCCCTTTGTCGCTGGTGGAGAAAGCGCAATTTGTAGAGATATCCTCCCGCTTTCTGGCCGATCAAGATATTATTGATAATTACTTTGAAAGGCTGCAGTTGAGGAAAAAGCTTTCAGTTATAAATGACCTTAAAAATATTTTGCAATTTGATCCGTTCATAATTGCAGAAATTCACAGTGATATGCTTCAAGAAAAAATGGTCGGCGAGCTTTTGAGGTTACAGGGGATACCGGACCGTCTAGCCTTGGTGCGACTTTTTAAGGGTCTTGCTTTGGGTGAGGGAAAGCAAAAGAGGTTTTTCACCCTCATTCGGGACATCTCTTTCCGCTTGGGATGTACTATCTCGGCATATCTCAGGACTCAGGAGATTGATCAAATTCTCAAACATCCAGAGCTCAATATCCCCCAAAAAATTCAGCACCTTAAGGATCTGCTGCAACAACAACTCAATCCTTTACACTCGCAAGCCGAAGACAAATTCACAAAACAAGTTCGCGACCTGCAGTTGCCCTCGCATTTCACAATTACTCATAGCCCATCATTTGAAAGAGATACAGTTACACTCTCGATAGTCTGTAAGAGCTTGAGCGACTGTGCCGACTTGGTTTCGAAAATCAACCACTTTTCACAAGATAGGTAATTTTCCAACATTCTGTAGGTCAATTCTTAAATGAACTGGTACCTGAAGGCAGGATTCTTACGATTTCGGACTATATGCTATTTCGCCAGAAATCATCATATCATCACCGTGCCTTTTGTAGCGCACAGAAATCAATCTAGGCGCATCTTTTCGGCCCTGCACATGAAGTCCCGTAGCCAGAGGAAGCCCTCTGTCTCCCGCGAAGAGCGGGGCATAGAACAGCGTAGCATAATCAAAGAGCTTTTCGTCCAGAAAGGCCCCATGAAGCTTCGCCCCGCCCTCTACCATAACCGAACAGACCCCTTCTCGTCCAAGAATTGTGAGTAGTTGCAGCAGATGCAATCCACCATTTTTTCGCTCAAGAGGAAACAACCGAATTCCCTTGGATTGAAAATCGCCGATTCTTCTTTGCGATACATCCTCTGCATGAAACACCCATGCCGGCACCTTCGAATCACCAGCGTAGACATTAGAATTCAGTGAAGTCGACAACTGGCTATCCAAAATAATCCTAAGAGGATCTCTTGTACGTTTCCCTGGAATCCGGGTGGTCAGTGACGGGTTGTCAATTTTTACCGTGCCGCTGCCAACCAATATTGCATCCACCCTATCTCGGAGTCTGTGTGCCTCAAGTACCGATTCTCGACCAGTAATCCAACCGCTATTCCCTTCCAGATAGTTTAATCGACCATCAAGACTGACACCCGCCTTCATGATTACATAAGGCAGTCCTGTTGTAATATGCTTGATGAAAGCAACGTTTAAAGCCTCACATTCTTTTGTCAGAATACCGCTGGTAACGGAAATTCCACGGGCTTGCAGGGTGGCGATGCCGCTGCCGTTAACGAGTGGATTGGGATCTTTCATCCCTACAACAACCCGGGAAATTCCACTCTTAATAATGGCGAGAGTGCAGGGAGGAGTTTTACCGGTATGATTA
Encoded here:
- the ribD gene encoding bifunctional diaminohydroxyphosphoribosylaminopyrimidine deaminase/5-amino-6-(5-phosphoribosylamino)uracil reductase RibD, yielding MNRSADEKYMRLAIIEAKKGLGRTSPNPCVGAVIVKEDRIIAKGYHKKAGTPHAEIHALQQATEAVAGATIYVTLEPCNHTGKTPPCTLAIIKSGISRVVVGMKDPNPLVNGSGIATLQARGISVTSGILTKECEALNVAFIKHITTGLPYVIMKAGVSLDGRLNYLEGNSGWITGRESVLEAHRLRDRVDAILVGSGTVKIDNPSLTTRIPGKRTRDPLRIILDSQLSTSLNSNVYAGDSKVPAWVFHAEDVSQRRIGDFQSKGIRLFPLERKNGGLHLLQLLTILGREGVCSVMVEGGAKLHGAFLDEKLFDYATLFYAPLFAGDRGLPLATGLHVQGRKDAPRLISVRYKRHGDDMMISGEIAYSPKS